In Candidatus Thermoplasmatota archaeon, one DNA window encodes the following:
- a CDS encoding sodium:solute symporter family protein: MMAIAMMAAYFLVLFSLGIYAHKKTKSNAEDYFLANRSFGPVILFFTLAATNFSAFTFLGFAGKAYTDGMGQYGIMAIGTSFMAVMFYVIGRKVWKAGKDKGYITPGELVGGRYNSRSLQLLFTGVMAAFTIPYLAIQAIGAGYILQMIFPGLSMEVGAVAVMAVICFYVLSGGMRASGWTDVFQGMVMVVAMVAAFAFIAHSLGGFGSATSAAYNVQPSLFSRPGPNGYFTTKIWLSFLILWIFCDPMFPQIFTRFYTAKSQHSLKISMSLYPLLISFLFLLPVLIGVWAHGAGIDVANPDNVLLLMVKNYTPSFVFSFVIVGALAALMSTADSQLLSLSTILTCDTMGNKVRYSRIVTLLLTAFAIVFITFGYNPKTGIMGTLVSTTFSGLVVLFPSVIATLYWKKATEWGCMASILGGEFIVFFHNSMPFPTFGFLPSMVALAFSFTLMFIFSMLTFKDRESVVQIA, translated from the coding sequence ATGATGGCAATAGCGATGATGGCTGCATATTTCCTGGTGCTGTTCTCTCTTGGCATATACGCCCACAAGAAGACAAAGAGCAATGCGGAAGACTACTTCCTGGCAAATCGAAGTTTCGGTCCCGTAATACTGTTCTTTACCCTGGCTGCAACAAACTTCTCCGCCTTCACCTTTCTCGGATTTGCTGGCAAGGCATACACCGACGGTATGGGACAGTACGGAATAATGGCTATCGGCACCTCCTTCATGGCAGTGATGTTCTACGTCATCGGAAGGAAGGTATGGAAGGCTGGAAAGGATAAGGGATACATAACGCCCGGCGAGCTTGTCGGAGGCAGGTACAACAGCAGGAGTCTTCAGTTGCTTTTCACCGGCGTGATGGCTGCATTCACGATTCCTTACCTTGCAATCCAGGCAATAGGTGCGGGCTACATTCTACAGATGATATTTCCAGGGCTAAGCATGGAGGTTGGTGCAGTCGCCGTGATGGCGGTAATCTGCTTCTACGTGCTGTCGGGGGGTATGAGGGCGTCGGGATGGACAGACGTTTTTCAGGGAATGGTAATGGTGGTGGCAATGGTTGCGGCATTTGCCTTCATTGCACACTCTCTCGGTGGGTTCGGGAGTGCAACATCTGCTGCATACAATGTTCAGCCCTCCCTGTTCTCCCGCCCCGGACCCAACGGATATTTCACGACCAAGATATGGCTCTCGTTCCTCATACTATGGATCTTCTGCGACCCAATGTTCCCCCAGATCTTCACGAGATTTTACACTGCAAAGAGTCAGCATTCGCTGAAGATATCCATGTCACTCTATCCTCTTCTCATATCCTTCCTATTTCTCCTGCCGGTTCTGATAGGGGTGTGGGCACACGGGGCAGGCATAGACGTTGCAAACCCGGACAACGTGCTGCTTCTGATGGTGAAGAACTACACTCCCTCGTTCGTCTTCTCCTTCGTGATTGTCGGGGCACTGGCTGCACTGATGTCCACCGCCGACTCCCAGCTTCTCTCCCTATCAACTATACTCACATGCGATACGATGGGCAATAAGGTGAGATACAGCAGGATCGTAACCTTGCTTCTCACGGCTTTCGCCATTGTTTTCATAACATTCGGCTACAACCCGAAGACAGGGATAATGGGAACGCTTGTAAGCACTACGTTCTCGGGCCTCGTTGTTCTTTTTCCATCTGTCATTGCAACGCTGTACTGGAAAAAGGCAACTGAATGGGGGTGCATGGCAAGCATTTTGGGAGGGGAGTTCATCGTATTTTTCCATAACAGCATGCCTTTCCCGACATTCGGCTTTTTACCGTCAATGGTAGCACTTGCCTTTTCCTTTACACTGATGTTTATATTCTCCATGCTAACATTTAAGGACAGGGAAAGTGTAGTACAAATAGCATAA
- the xerA gene encoding site-specific tyrosine recombinase/integron integrase: MLKIERGNKGIVVKFSYNPDYIAKIKTLEGYKWHPKEKYWGIPYSELENLLSVFDGEKLDVDPSVWFDKLERELMARKYSKSTAKLYIHYNEELLKFFKKSPYHISNDDVKNYLYHLAEKKNASASTLNIAINALKFYYGGILKRKFVYEVKRPKRDKKLPIVLSREDISKILSPVSNIKHKAILMLIYSAGLRVSEVVKLKPGDIDVERKLIRIKEAKGRKDRYTILSDVAMETLKEYQEKYKPQKWLFVGAYPGKYIHTRTVEKIFTAACERAKIRKNVSVHSLRHSFATHLLESGIDLRYIQELLGHKSGKTTEIYTHVSNKNLREIKSPLDSLKIKRGDIKNE, translated from the coding sequence ATGTTAAAGATTGAGAGAGGGAACAAAGGCATCGTGGTCAAATTCTCGTACAATCCAGATTACATTGCGAAAATAAAAACCCTTGAGGGATATAAGTGGCATCCCAAGGAAAAATACTGGGGCATTCCTTATTCCGAGCTTGAAAATCTGTTATCAGTTTTTGATGGAGAAAAATTGGATGTTGACCCTTCTGTTTGGTTTGATAAATTGGAAAGAGAACTCATGGCAAGGAAATATAGCAAGAGCACCGCCAAACTTTACATTCATTACAATGAAGAACTCCTGAAATTTTTCAAGAAATCACCTTATCATATTTCTAACGATGACGTGAAGAATTATCTATATCATTTGGCAGAAAAGAAGAATGCTTCAGCATCCACTCTGAACATAGCGATAAACGCATTGAAGTTTTACTATGGCGGAATCTTAAAGCGAAAATTCGTTTATGAAGTAAAAAGGCCAAAGAGAGACAAAAAGCTGCCCATCGTTTTGAGCAGAGAGGATATTTCAAAGATTTTATCTCCCGTATCAAACATAAAACACAAAGCCATCCTGATGCTTATCTATTCTGCTGGTTTGAGGGTAAGTGAGGTTGTGAAGTTGAAACCAGGAGATATCGATGTTGAGAGAAAACTGATCCGCATAAAAGAGGCAAAGGGTAGGAAGGATAGATACACAATTCTTTCGGATGTGGCGATGGAAACATTGAAGGAATACCAGGAAAAATACAAGCCACAAAAATGGCTGTTTGTAGGAGCATATCCAGGAAAGTACATTCACACAAGAACTGTAGAGAAAATTTTTACAGCAGCTTGTGAAAGAGCAAAGATAAGAAAGAATGTATCTGTCCACAGCTTAAGACATAGTTTTGCGACACACCTACTGGAAAGTGGGATTGATCTTAGATATATTCAGGAGTTATTAGGCCATAAGAGTGGTAAGACCACAGAAATATATACGCATGTGAGTAATAAAAACTTGAGAGAGATAAAGAGTCCCTTAGATAGTTTGAAAATAAAAAGAGGTGATATAAAGAATGAGTGA
- a CDS encoding UbiA family prenyltransferase, whose translation MKKLRALWKLTRLDHGVMIAIAIFIGALIAGKGLPPMDKFFFAFLTALFLEAGAFALNDYFDLEVDKKNRRMDRPLVSGDLKPADALLIYFVFLPAGLAASFMVNTTCFTIAAINAVIATLYDVKLKEIKIIGNFYIAFIMAIPFIFGSTAVSTTIPEAIYFIAAIAFLSGVAREITKDVMDFAGDSARKTKSFPTYLGKRGANTIASVFYLIAIVMSYIPFIFNIDEAYYHDYIYLSIVLVTDILLAYTSLVILTKVDTESMNKCRKTSLMGIFIGLIAFLVGVFA comes from the coding sequence ATGAAAAAGCTGAGGGCATTGTGGAAGTTAACGCGACTTGACCATGGGGTGATGATCGCCATCGCCATTTTCATCGGGGCATTGATAGCCGGCAAAGGTTTGCCACCAATGGACAAATTCTTTTTTGCTTTTCTTACAGCCCTATTTCTTGAAGCGGGAGCATTTGCTTTAAACGATTATTTCGATCTAGAAGTGGACAAAAAAAATAGGAGAATGGACCGGCCTCTGGTGAGCGGCGATTTGAAGCCTGCGGATGCCCTCCTGATATACTTCGTTTTTCTTCCAGCAGGTTTGGCAGCAAGCTTTATGGTAAACACAACTTGCTTTACAATTGCGGCGATAAATGCGGTGATAGCGACGTTATATGACGTAAAGTTAAAGGAGATAAAAATTATTGGCAACTTCTACATAGCATTCATCATGGCCATTCCGTTCATTTTCGGCTCTACAGCGGTTTCCACGACCATACCTGAAGCAATCTATTTTATTGCTGCTATTGCTTTTTTGTCCGGCGTTGCGAGAGAAATAACGAAAGATGTAATGGATTTTGCCGGCGATTCCGCAAGAAAGACAAAATCTTTTCCAACATACCTTGGAAAAAGGGGGGCAAACACAATAGCATCCGTTTTTTATTTAATTGCAATAGTGATGAGTTACATTCCGTTTATTTTCAATATTGACGAAGCATATTACCATGATTATATCTACCTTTCAATTGTTCTTGTGACCGACATACTACTTGCATATACATCGCTGGTCATACTTACAAAAGTGGATACGGAAAGCATGAATAAATGCAGAAAAACCAGCCTGATGGGCATTTTTATAGGTCTGATTGCCTTTCTGGTCGGTGTATTTGCCTAA
- a CDS encoding thymidylate kinase: protein MRFIVVDGLDGAGKDTHANLIMERYAAEGKKVIVRSHPEDDNKYGRRAKKALLGKGKKNHLEASIYYALDVIRSIRKYYGKADTFIVVRYLVGVAYLPFPIAKILYKFFETFLPTSDYMFFLDAEPEESLSRIQKRKDREMFENLEGLKKVREKALKLVSGWHIINTDRPIEEAH, encoded by the coding sequence ATGCGATTCATAGTAGTTGACGGGCTTGACGGAGCGGGAAAAGACACTCATGCAAATCTGATAATGGAACGTTATGCCGCAGAAGGGAAAAAAGTAATAGTCCGTTCTCACCCCGAAGACGACAATAAGTACGGAAGGAGGGCAAAGAAAGCCCTTCTTGGAAAAGGAAAAAAGAATCATTTGGAAGCATCCATTTATTACGCCCTTGACGTCATCCGTTCCATACGCAAGTATTATGGAAAGGCAGATACGTTTATCGTGGTTCGCTATCTGGTGGGTGTGGCATACCTTCCATTTCCCATAGCAAAGATACTGTACAAGTTCTTTGAAACTTTTTTGCCCACCTCTGACTACATGTTCTTTCTTGATGCCGAGCCCGAGGAATCTTTGAGCAGAATTCAAAAGAGAAAGGACAGAGAAATGTTTGAAAACTTGGAGGGATTGAAAAAAGTGAGGGAAAAAGCACTCAAGCTTGTAAGTGGGTGGCACATAATAAACACAGATCGACCAATTGAAGAAGCACATTAG
- a CDS encoding magnesium transporter — translation MERVQNISKPIQSFLLILASLKKIVSSKDSKESLFSLLLCTMGDLITGVIMGISMSNLRMLPALIILIPPAIGMRGNIFASLGSRLGTYLHTGQISPSFRGKILGQNVSSSFLLTILMSIYLGITATFTAKFLGMQVNIIDMILVSLLAGVLSAFFMLALTIATAFFSYRRGWDPDNVTTPIITLAGDIITLPLLFFSMNYIVAFGDKEKMLLFYFFIILGIASIIIPFSKISKPYCSRILMESTPIMLMGGLLGTLSGSMLGNSFEGLIGIAGILTMIPAFLEDGGAIGGILAAKFSSSLHVGSLECSKIPPREAQKLFVSMHIIGLIIFSLIGAFAFFISKFIGVDILPIHKMLIISVIAGEILIFIVNFVAYYSSIISFRLGIDPDNITIPTITSLMDIIGTGCLIFVLVLFGAI, via the coding sequence ATGGAGAGAGTGCAGAATATCTCGAAACCCATTCAATCGTTCCTACTTATTCTTGCTTCTCTCAAAAAAATAGTCTCTTCCAAAGATTCTAAAGAATCATTATTCTCTCTTTTGCTCTGCACGATGGGCGATCTCATTACAGGGGTAATAATGGGCATTTCGATGTCTAACTTGAGAATGCTGCCCGCTCTTATTATTCTTATACCCCCTGCCATTGGCATGAGGGGCAATATATTTGCCTCGCTGGGCTCCAGACTGGGCACATATCTCCATACTGGCCAGATTTCTCCAAGTTTCAGAGGAAAAATACTTGGTCAGAACGTTAGTTCTTCCTTCCTTCTTACAATTTTGATGAGCATTTATCTTGGCATAACCGCAACATTTACGGCAAAATTTTTGGGCATGCAGGTAAACATTATAGACATGATTCTGGTCTCCCTTTTAGCCGGTGTTCTATCTGCTTTCTTTATGCTCGCATTGACCATAGCAACAGCATTTTTCAGTTATCGCCGAGGATGGGACCCCGATAATGTCACAACGCCAATAATCACACTTGCGGGAGATATAATTACACTCCCTCTTCTCTTTTTTTCCATGAATTATATTGTTGCATTTGGAGACAAAGAAAAAATGCTTCTTTTTTACTTTTTTATAATTCTCGGGATTGCAAGCATAATCATTCCATTTTCAAAAATATCAAAGCCGTACTGCAGCAGAATTTTAATGGAAAGCACGCCGATAATGCTCATGGGCGGGTTGCTGGGTACTCTCTCTGGTTCTATGCTCGGCAATTCTTTCGAAGGGCTGATCGGAATTGCAGGTATTTTGACAATGATTCCAGCATTTTTAGAGGACGGTGGGGCGATAGGCGGCATTCTCGCCGCAAAATTTTCATCATCACTTCATGTGGGTTCTCTGGAATGCAGTAAAATTCCCCCCAGAGAGGCTCAAAAACTGTTTGTATCGATGCACATAATAGGCCTCATCATTTTTTCTTTAATAGGTGCATTTGCGTTTTTTATAAGTAAATTTATTGGTGTGGATATCCTCCCCATTCACAAAATGTTGATCATTTCAGTAATCGCAGGAGAAATTTTAATATTTATAGTAAACTTTGTAGCATATTACTCTTCAATAATTTCATTTAGGCTTGGGATAGATCCAGACAACATCACCATCCCCACAATTACAAGCCTGATGGACATCATCGGTACGGGATGCCTTATCTTTGTATTGGTTCTTTTTGGGGCCATATAG